In the Flavobacterium sp. 90 genome, CGGATTCCCTCCTAATTATTACAAAACCGGCGAAAAAGTAACTAAAGAGAAAAAATAATGAAACAAATACTTATAGCTTTTCTTTTTGTGAGTTGCACCGTTTTCGGTCAGCAAACCATTTCTAAGGAACTTACTTATAATGAGTTTCTTGGATATGTAAAAAAATATCATCCATTGGTAAAAAGTGCTAATCTGGAAGTAAGCGAAGCACAAGCCAATTTGATGATGGCAAGAGGTGGTTTTGATCCAAAGATTGAAGTTGATTTTAGTAAAAAACAATTCAAAGACAAAGAATATTATTCGATTCTAAACAGTAGTTTCAAAATCCCAACCTGGTACGGAATTGAGCTAAAAGCCGGATTTGACAATAACGAAGGTTATTATCTTAATCCCGAAAATACAACTCCAAATGCAGGTTTAACTTCATTTGGAATCAGTGTTCCGCTTGGTCAGGGATTGTTTATTAACCAAAGAATGGCAGATCTTCGCAAAGCCAAAATCCAGATAAAACTAAGTGAATCTGAAAGAAAACTTCAGGCTGTGAGCGTTTTATATGATGCTTCACTTGCTTATTTTAATTGGAAGAAGAATTTTGAAGAAATGAAGCTTTACGAAAATTACAACAACAACGCTGTAATCCGTTTAGAAGGAATAAAATCCTTAATTATTCAAGGCGACAAACCTGCGATAGATAGTATTGAAGCCGGAATTATTGTAAAAAACAGAGCTTTAAGTCTTGAAGATTCTAAACTGAAACTTACAAAAGCAAAACTGGAATTGTCAAATTTTATGTGGCTTGAAAACAATATTCCGTTAGAGATTTCAGATGATCTTGTTCCCGAAGCAGCGCTCGAATCTACATTGCAGGAAACTTTAAAAACAAACGATTTATTGCAGGGAGATTTTAGCTTAGCTACACATCCAAAATTAAACGCGATGCAAAATAAAATAGATATGCTGACGGTTGATAAAGATCTTAAAAAGAATATGTTATTGCCTAAAATAAACATTGGTTATTCCTATTTGTCTGAACCTGCTTATATTGACAATTATCGCTTTGACGATTACAAAATTGGACTGGAATTTTACTTTCCATTATTTCTGCGAAAAGAACGCGGAAGTTTGAAATTGGCAAAATACAAGCTTCAGGAAAATCAATTTGCTTTGGCTTTAGAGAAAACACAATTAGCAAACAAAATAACGGCTCAAAAAACAGAAATTCTTTCGCTTGTAAAACAGAAAAAACTAGCCAAAGATTTAGTCGACAATAATATGACGATGCTAAACTCTGAGGAACGTTTATTCACTTTTGGAGAAAGTTCTTTGTTCCTGATTAATACTCGGGAGAATAATTTAGTAAGCGCAAAATTAGCTGCGATCGCTCTCGAAAACAGATTTTATATCTCCAATTCAGAGTTATTCAAAATCATGGCAAATCCTGATTGATTTTTTTCACCATATAAGTGATATAAGTTATTATAGGCTGTTGCGGTATTCTTATGTTATTTTTTTTAGCCACGGATTATTATGATTAAATGGATTTTTTATCTTTTTTGAACTTAAAATTTGTGCTTTACAAAGTAGACATTCCAAACTTATAATAACTTATATCACTTATATGGTTTTAATTAATAAAATAATGGTATGTCCATTCGACACAATAGATTACGATTCCTATAAGTCCGCCAACGAGAGTTCCATTGATTCTGATGTATTGCAGATCTTTCCCGATTTCGAGTTCTAATTTTTCAGAAACCTCTTTTCCGTCCCAGCTTTTTACGGTGGAAGAAATCAAATCTCCAATTACTTTTTTATTGTTCAAAAGAATCGAAAGTAAATCATTTTTGATAAAATTATCGATCTTATCAATCATTACAGGATCTTCTTTTATTCCGTTTCCAAAACCTTGAATTAAGCCTGAAATATTTTTCTTAATCGAAGATTCCTCGCCTTTTTCTAAATCATTGGTAATTGACAATTTTATTTCGTCCCAAATTCCGTTGATATAATCCTGAACTTCTTTTTTACCGGCAAAACTCAGAATCATATTATTGATTTTGATTCTCATTTCTTCTGAGTTTTTCACCTTATCCAGAAAGTCATAAACATATTCGTCAATCTTAATTCTGATGGCGCTTCCAGGATGTTTAGCTTCATTTAAAAAATCGGCTAAACCATTAAAAACACCTTCTGTAATGCTTTTATCGGCTAAGCCAAAACTCAAAAATGGCGTTGATTCTTTTACTTTTTTCCGAATTAAATCTTTATTGTTTGTAAGTTCCGTGCTCATCACATTCAGAAGATTAGTTAGCAATTCGTCTTTTACATTTCCTTTCTGCAAAGGTTCTAAAGCAAGCGCAACCCATTCTCCAAAATTAATTCCTTCGAGTTTTTCCTTAAATTGAATTTGGATAAAGCGCTTTATATCTTCATCTTTTATTGTTTTTAAAACTCCGGGAATAATATTCAAGACAACCAAATTGGCAATTTTATTCGCATTTTCGTCAAGCGAAAGCCATTCTGAAGCTTTTGTAGCAAAGTTGAATTCCTCTATTTTAACTTCCAGTTTTTCGCGATTTAGAAATTCTTCCGAAACAAAATTTCCCAGATTTTCACCAATCTCATTTTTCTTCGTCGGAATAATCGCCGTATGCCAAATTGGGATTCCCAACGGATGACGAAATAAAGCTACAACCGCAAACCAATCGGCGATTCCTCCAACCATTGCCGCTTCGCTAAAAGCCTGCAGCATTGGAATTTTAAAATAAATAGCGATTATAAATAAAAGTACCGCAACACCTAAAAGTGATAAAGCATTCCCTTTCATTTTATTTAAAGCTTTCTTTTTGAATATATTTTCTTGATCTATAGACGTTTCCATATTTTAGTAGTTTTAAGTCTTACTAATTTACGGCTTTTCTGTCAAATAATAATTTTAAAAGGGTTTGCCACGAATTGCACTAATTTTCACTAATTACTTTGTGTTTAAATTCTAAGAAATAAAATTCGTAAAATTCAATTTTTACATCAGAATTCATTCGTGTTAATTCGTGAAATTCGTGGCGAAAATCCAAACTATTAACATTCATGTTAATTCATAAAATTCGTGGCAAAAATTTTCAATAAAAAATAATATTAAAATCGTACTTTTGCGAACTGAAAATCTGAAAAATATGATTATCCAAAAAAGTAGAGAGGAAATTGAATTAATGCGCGAAAGTGCTTTGATCGTATCGAAAACATTAGGAATGATTGCTTCTGAAATTAAAGAAGGAGTTACCACATTATACCTTGACAAATTAGCTGAGGAATTTATCCGTGATCACGGTGCGGTTCCTAGTTTCTTGGGATTGTATGATTTTCCGAATTCACTTTGTATGAGTCCAAACTCTCAGGTTGTACACGGAATCCCGAATAATACTCCATTGCAAAGTGGTGATGTTATTTCGGTAGATTGTGGTGCATTCAAAAATGGATATCACGGTGATCATGCTTATAGTTTTGAAATTGGAGAAGTTGCTCCCGAAGTTAAAAAACTTCTACAAGTAACTAAAGAATCTCTTTATGTAGGAATTAGAGAATTTAAAGCTGGAAATCGCGTTGAAGATGTTGGAAACGCAATTCAAAAATATACTGAATCTCACGGTTATGGAGTTGTTCGCGAATTAGTTGGTCACGGTTTAGGGCAAAAAATGCACGAAGAACCAGAAATGCCAAACTACGGAAAACGTGGTCGCGGTAAACTTTTTGTTGAAGGAATGGTTGTTGCAATTGAGCCAATGATCAACATGGGAACAAGAAACATAAAACAACATAAAGACGGCTGGACAATTACAACTGCTGACGGAAAAGCAAGTGCGCATTTCGAACACGACGTAGCTTTAATCGATGGAAAACCAGAGTTATTATCAACTTTCCAATACATCTATAAAGCTCTTGGAATCGAAAGCAATGAAGAAGACGAATTCAGAAAAGTGCCGTTAGTTCTATAAAACACTAATTCCACAAATTTCCACGAATTAATATAACGCTGAAAATTTCGCTAATGATTATGAATGAGTTGTATTTAAAAGAGGAATCTTATAAAATTATTGGAATCTGTATGGAAGTTCATAAAATCCTGGGAAAAGGACATAGTGAAAAGTTTATGGAGATGCGTTGGAATATGAATTTCAAAAGAATAAAATTCCTTATAGTCGGGAATTGAAATACAATATCGCTTACAAAGACATAATTTTATCTAGTTATTACTTTGCTGATTTTGTAGTTTTTGACCAAATTATTTTGGAATTAAAAGCAATCATGACACTCTCAAGTAGTGAAATAAAACAAACATTAAATTACTTGGCTGCTTCAAAAAACAAACTGGGATTGCTGGTTAATTTTGGAGAAGACAGTCTAAAATATAAAAGAATAATACTTTAACCCAAATCAAAGGTTCGTGAAATTTCACCACAACATTAATCCGTGTTAATTAGTGAAATTCGTGTTCAAATCATCAAATCGTGAAAAAACTTTTTAAATTAGTTTTAAATACAATTCCAAGACCATTGTTAATTCGTTTGAGTTATGTGGCACGTCCAGTTTTAGCTTTCTCATTAAGAGGAGATAAATTTACAGATCCTATCGATGGCAGAAGCTTTAAATCGTTTTTGCCTTACGGATACGGAAAACAACGTAATAATGTGCTTTCGCCAAGTACGCTTTCTCTGGAAAGACACCGTTTGCTTTGGTTGTATTTAAACGATCAGACTGATTTTTTTACAGCACCAAAAAAAGTACTTCATTTTGCTCCGGAACAAGCTTTTTATAAAAGATTCCGTAAGCAGAAAAATCTAGATTACACAACAACTGATTTATTTTCGCCTTTGGCAGATGTAAAAGCAGACATTTGCAATTTGCCTTTTAAAGACAATGAATACGATGTTATTTTGTGTAATCACGTTTTAGAACATATTCCGGATGACACAAAAGCGATGCGTGAATTATATCGCGTTTTAAAACCAGGCGGAATGGCGATTTTACAAATTCCACAGGATTTAAATCGTGAAGTTACTTTTGCCGACGATACTATTACAGATCAAAAAGAGCGTGCGAAAATTTTTGGACAATACGATCACGTTCGTATTTATGGACGCGATTATTTTGACAAATTAAGAAGCATCGGTTTCATCGTAATCGAAGAAGATTATACTAATAAAATTTCTCCTGAATTGGTAGAAAAATACTGTTTGGCAAAAGGCGAAATTATTCCGCTTTGCTTTAAACAGGAAAACTAATTTTCTCACCATATAAGTGATACAAGTTCATTTAAAAGAGTTTTCAAATTTTTGATATTTTGAAAACTCTTTATTTTTTTGCCCAATCTCTAAATTATAAGCCAACCAAATCCCTAAACCTTGGAACCTACAAAACCTTATCAATTTTGCTTTGACATCAGTTTTGAAAAAAATTTGAATGTTTATATCCCAACTGCATATATCATTGAGAATACCGATGATATTAAATATCTAGAAAAAAAAGCGAGTGCAGATGTACTTGAAAGTTTTGGAGTTCTTTTTGAGAATTTAGATTCCAATACAAAAAAGATCCTGACGGCTTGCGACTCTTTAAAATCTGAATTTATTTTCAAGAAATTCAGCGCCAAAATCAAATCGGCTAAAACAATTTCTGATTTACAGAAAGATTCCAAAATTGAATTTGCGATTCGACAGCATTTAAAATTTAACTTAGAATCCTTTTACAATCTTATTGTAAAAGAACAATTTCCGTTATCTGCTAATATGAGTGCAGAAAAGGATTTTTATCGATGGAGAGTCGACACGAATCCGCTAGAGTTTGAGCCTCAAATTCAATTTGACAAACATACGGAAGGAATTACTTATACTCTGGCTTTAAAAGAAAACGAAACTTCATTTCTGCCAATGAATAAAAGTATCGATATTCTTCTGGACGAACCAGGCTGGTTGATTATTGATAAAAAATTAGGGCGTTTGAAAGAACTTAATGCTAAAAAACTTTCGCCTTTTTTAAAGAAAAAATCCATCGAAATACCTTCAAAACTAGTTGATAATTACTTTAAGAATTTCATTCCTGAAATAGCAAAAAAAATTGATATTGAAGCAACAGGTTTTGAAATTGAACTTCGTGACAAGATAATTTCCTGCACGATTCAGCCTGTTTATGATTTCTTTAAAAACTGTTATTACCTCAACCTTTATTTTGAATATAACGGATATTTATTTGACGCCAGTAAAACTAAAAAGACACATACATTTGTTGATTTTAGCGTTGCAAATGAACCGAAAATAATTCAGTTTAAACGAAATTCTGATGAAACTTTATACACCGATAAATTAAAGGAAATTGGTTTAATAAAAATCAAAAATGAATTATTCGGATTGAATTCAGATTCAGAAATTCAAGATCCATATTCTAATGTTCAATTTGTTATTAATCGTAAGGAAGATCTGGAAAGTTTAGGTTTTACTATTCACAATTTGAAACTGGAAAGCAGAGAAATTATTTCGGAAAATCATACGGTTACAACTTCAAAAGGAGAAACAAAAGAAGATTGGTTTGATATCAAAATCATCATTTCTATTGGAAGTTACACGATCAATTTCAGCGAAATTATTCTGAATATAAAAAGCAAAGAAAGACTCTTTTTATTGCCTGACGGAAATTATTTTTTGATTCCGTTAGAATGGCTGAGCAAATATAGTTCGCTGGCAAAACTTGCAAAAACAGAAAACGGAAATCTACTTTTACGCAAAACAAATTTTGCAGCTTTAGATGCAATTCCGGAAATCAAAAACGATTTAAATCCAATTCAGAAAGCTGAATATGTGGCTTCAGATTTGCTAAAAGCAACTTTGAGACCTTATCAAATTGATGGTGTAAAATGGCTTTTGGGTCATTTTAATTCGAATTTAGGCGCTTGTTTGTCCGACGATATGGGACTTGGTAAAACCTTACAAACTTTGGCTGTTTTAGTCGCGGTGCAGGAACAGTTAGGTTTTACAACCAAAACCACCAATTTTGATTTGTTTGCAAATGAAACTACAATTGAAAGAGAACCTTTAAAAACGCTGATTGTTTTACCTTCTTCATTGGTTTTTAACTGGTATAATGAAGCTGCAAAATTTACGCCTCATTTTTCTAAAATGCAGTATGTAGGCAATGACAGAAAGTTGCTTGCAAGCAGATTAGAAACATCAGATTTGATTTTTACAAGTTATAGTATTGTTCATCGTGATATTTCAATTTTAGAAAAATACAATTTCCGTTATTTAATTTTGGACGAAAGTCAATATATTAAAAACAAAGATTCTAAGATTTTTAAAGCCATTAATAAAATCAATACAAATCATAAAATCGCTTTAAGTGGTACGCCTATCGAAAATTCGCTTGACGATTTATGGTCACAAATGCAGTTTATAAATCCGGATATTTTAGGCAGTTATAATTTCTTTGCTGAAAATTTTAAGATTCCAATTGAGAAAAAACAAGACGAAAACAGTTTATCTGAATTGAAAAATCTTATTCAGCCTTATATTTTAAGACGAACCAAAGAGCAGGTTTTAAAGGATTTACCAGAATTAACGGAGCAGATTTATTATTGCGATATGGATCCTGAACAGGAAAAATTATACGAGAAAGAGAAATCAAAAGCTCGTAATTTTCTATTAAAAACAGACGGATCTGGTCCTGATAAAATTAACATTATCAATACTTTGATGAAGTTAAGACAGCTGAGTAATCACCCAAAAATGGTAGATCAGGAATCTGAAATTGACTCCGGAAAATATATTGCCGTTACTAATTATCTGGAAACTTTAGTAAAAGAGAAACAAAAAACGATCATTTTTAGTTCGTTTGTTACTAATTTGAATTTTTATACGGATTGGTGCAAGGAAAATAAAATAGGATTTTGTCAAATAACAGGTGAAACTCCAGCCAAAAAACGAGAACAGCAAGTAAATTTATTTCAGGAAAAAGAAGAGCCTTTGCTGTTTTTTATTTCTCTAAAAGCTGGTGGAGTTGGATTGAATATTACCAAAGCTTCTTACGTTTTATTCCTGGATCCTTGGTGGAATCCTTTTGCTGAAAAGCAAGGAGTTGGTCGAGCGCACAGAATTGGACAATTAAATAAAGTAAATGTTGTGAGGTTTATTTCGAAAAATACCGTGGAGGAAAAAATCATCAAACTTCAGGAAAACAAAAAACTTCTATCTGATTCACTTTTAGAAGAAAGTTATATCAACGACGAAATCGAAGTTAATCTGGAATACATCTTGGGTTCTTAATAACTTGTTTTCAAAACCAATAAATTGGCATTATATTCGTACATAAAATTGTTATATTTACAATCTTACAACGTAATATGATGCCAAAATTTTTATTTAGAAATCTCCTCTTACTTTTCATTTTTACTTCGGCGACAGCGCAGGAAGTACAAACAGAAGTAGTTCCTCCATACAATATCAAAACCGTTTCATTTGTTCAGAATGGTAATAATGTTGTTCCGATATTTCAATTGGGCGATACATTTCAATTTCAATTTGATGATTTATTTGGCAATGAAGCGAATTATTACTTTGAAGTCGTGCATTGTGATTACAATTGGATTCCAACTGATATTCCTAAAACAGATTATATTAGTGGTTTCGACAATCAACGAATTACTGATTATGTAAATTCATTTAATACACTTCAGGTTTATTCTCATTATCGACTTCCTTTTCCAAACCAGTTTACTAGTCAGTTACGAATTTCAGGAAACTATATTTTGAAGATTCTTAACGAAGACAGAGAAGTTGTTTTTTCCAGAAAGTTTATCCTGTATGAAGAGCATTCTACTGTTACGGCTCAGGTAAAAAGAAGCCGCGATGTTACTAATATAGATTATAAACAAAACTTGGATTTTGCAGTTTTATCAAATGATATTGTTTTTCAAACTCCATTGCAAAACATAAAAATTCTTTTGTTACAAAACGGAAATTTCAATACTGCTATAAAAAATATTCCGCCACAATACACGATTGGAAATCAATTGGTTTACAAATACAATAAGGAAACTCAATTTTGGGGCGGAAATGAGTTTTTATATTTTGAAAATAAAGACATTCGCGCAGGAAGTAATAATGTTGCAAAAGTTGGCGCAAACAATGACATATACAACTCTTATTTGTATACAAATTTGGCACGCGCCAATCAGATTTATACTTTGAATCAGGATGTGAACGGGAATTTTGTTGTAAAAAACATCAATGCTTCTAATAACGAAATCGAAGCTGATTATGCGTGGGTTTATTTCAGCTTGTCTGCTCCCACTTTCAGATCCTCAAGCAAAGACATTTATATTACAGGAATGTTCAATAATTACAGCCTTTCACCAGAATATAAAATGGACTATAATGCAGAGAAAGGACTTTTTGAAAAAGCAGTTATGATTAAGCAGGGTTTTACTAATTTTCAATACACAATTGCCGATAAAAAAGGTGTTATTGACAATGAAAATGCTATTGATGGAAATTTTTATCAAACTGAAAATGAGTACACCATATTAGTTTATTATAAAGAAACCTCAGATCGCTATCAAAGAGTTATCGGAAAAGGAAATGCGAACTCAATAAACATCATAAATTAAAACATTGTTCATCATTCATTAAAACATTGTTAAGGTTTCGGGCGGAATGATTTTTTTTTGTAGATTTGCACATATAACGCACACATATATACTACTTTAGTATGGTTTCTCAAATTACAAGAGGCATAAAAATATCTGTTTTGACTAGTTTTGAAGGTACTTACTTCAAAAACTACAAGATTCATTTTGCCTTTAGTTATGTTGTTACAATCGAAAATCACAGTAAAGATTCTGTTCAGTTAACATCTCGTCACTGGGAGATTTTTGACTCTTTAAACGACTTAGAAGTTGTTGACGGAGAAGGCGTTATTGGAAAAAAACCGGTTTTAAAACCCGGAGAAAATCACACTTACAGCTCTGGTTGTTTACTATCATCGCCTTATGGCGCTATGAAAGGTCATTTTAATATGATCAATTTTACGACTACAAAAACATTCAAAGTTATTGTTCCTACTTTTAGAATGTGTGCTCCGTTTGCTTTAAACTAATTTATAGTTTAAAAACTGCACTTTTTATCGTTATCTAAATCATAAATTTATCAAATTATTAATTTATCCTTTGTACTTTTGTGCAACGTTAGATTATTCGTAACAATCAAATCGTCTAACGCATAAATTGTCTAATTATCTAATTTTAAATAACATGCTAAAAGGATTCTTTCATGTACCAAAAGCGGTAAACGAACCGGTAAAAGGCTACGCACCTAACTCACCAGAAAAAGCAGCTGTTCAGGCAGCTTATACCACAATGTGGAATTCTAAAATTGACGTTCCTTTATATATTGGAAGCGAAGAAATCAGAACTGGAAATACAAGAACAATGTCAGCTCCACACGATCACAAACATATCGTAGGAACTTATCATTTAGCTGAAAAACAACATATAGAAAAAGCAATTGCTAATGCACTTGAATCAAGAAAAGCATGGGCAAATATGGCATGGGAACAACGTGCTGCTATTTTCTTAAAAGCTGCTGAACTTATTGCAGGTCCATACAGAGCGCGTATTAATGCAGCTACAATGATTGGACAATCTAAAAATATTCATCAGGCAGAAATCGATGCTTCTTGCGAATTGATTGACTTTTTACGTTACAACGTAGAATTCATGACGCAAATTTATAACGATCAGCCAAAATCAGATTCTTCTGTTTGGAATCGTTTAGAATACAGACCTCTTGAAGGTTTTGTTTATGCTATTACTCCTTTTAACTTTACTGCTATTGCTGCAAATCTTCCTGCAAGTGCTGCAATGATGGGTAACGTTGTAATCTGGAAACCAAGTGATAGTCAGGTTTTCTCTACACAAATTATCATCGAAGTTTTCAAAGAAGCTGGTGTTCCTGATGGAGTTATCAACGTTGTTTTTGGAGATGCTTTAATGATTACTGATACAGTTTTAGCAAGTCGTGATTTCGCTGGAGTTCACTTTACTGGATCAACTCATGTATTTAAAGATATCTGGGCTAAAATTGGTGCAAATATTCACAATTACAAAACATACCCAAGAATCGTTGGAGAAACTGGTGGTAAAGATTTTATCATTGCACACCCAAGCGCTAACGTAAAACAAGTGACTACGGGAATTACTCGTGGTGCATTTGAATTTCAAGGGCAAAAATGTTCTGCAGCTTCAAGAGCTTATATTCCACAAAGTTTATGGCCTGCTGTAAAAGAGCAATTAATTGCTGATGTAAAATCAATGAAAATGGGTTCTCCGGAAGATTTCGGAAACTTTATTACTGCGGTTATTCACGAAGGTTCTTTTGACAAATTAGCAAGTTATATCGATCAGGCTAAAAAAGACGCTGATGCTGAAATCATCGTTGGAGGAAACTACGATAAATCAGTTGGATACTTTATTGAGCCAACGGTTATTGTAACTACAAACCCAAAATACACTACAATGGAAACCGAATTATTCGGACCAGTTATTACTATTTATGTGTATGAAGATGCAAAATGGGAAGAAACTTTAGAATTAGTTGATACTACTTCTGAGTATGCTTTGACTGGAGCTGTATTTAGCCAGGATCGTTACGCTATTGAAGTAGCAACTACGAAATTGCAAAATGCTGCTGGTAACTTCTACATCAATGATAAACCAACGGGAGCTGTTGTAGGAATGCAACCTTTTGGTGGAGCAAGAGCTTCAGGAACTAACGATAAAGCTGGTTCTGCATTGAACTTATTACGTTGGGCTTCTCCTAGAACTATCAAAGAAACTTTTGTAACTCCAGAAGATTACAGATACCCTTTCTTAGGATAATATTTTTGATTTTAGATTTTAGAAATCAGATTTTAGATTATAAAAAAGCCGCAATTTCATTCTGAAATTGCGGCTTTTGGTCTTATGGCATTAGTTACTTAGTATTTTTCAGATCTTTTGTTCTTTAAAATCTACAATTTAAAACTTGAGATTGTATGAAAACTATCTGCTTCTTTATTTTTTTCTCCTTCGAAAGTATCATAGTTTACTACTAACAATTTTTCTTTATAAACAATAGTCTCACAAGGATTATCTAATTGTCCGTCAGAACCGTCAGCATCATCATTTTCCCAAATTAAAGAAATAGTATTCGTATCTAAATTGAGTTGATGCACACTATTATTTTCATAATTGGCTATAAAAATGGAGTTTCTTTTTTCATCATAAAAAAAGCCATCACAACATTTTAATTTATCCGAATCAAAAACAACTTTTTTAGATTTCACTTTTCCATCGCTATAAAACTCTATTTTAGTAATTACTCCATCACCAAAATTTCCTGCATATAAATTTCCTTTTTTATCAAAAGCAATTCCATCAATCCCGATTGTTCTCTTGGTAACTTCAGGTTTTAAAGTAAAAGTTGCAATCAGGTAATCTTTCTTATTTGATGAATTCAGAACGATATTTTTCTTGTTTAATTCTTCTAATGAAAAACTATAAATTCCGCTTTCTCTTCTGTTTTCAAACAAAGCGTCTGTTATATAAATTCGGTTTTTAGACCATCTTACAGCTTCTCCAAAATTAAATCCTTCGGCTAAAACCTCAGCATTTATGGGTTTTCTGTCTTTTACGATAATTCTTAGTAATCGCGAGAAATTCTCTTTTTCAGCAAAAAACTGATTGTCCATTATATATAAATTCCCATCTGGTCCAAACTCTATTCCCATTGGATGTACTTTTTTTGTTACGGGATGCAACGGTAATTTGTCGAACCATGTTACAGGTTTGTCATTTTCATCGAAAGTCAAGATTTTGCTTCCGTACTTTTCAAACGAAATTGGATTTGTAATCGAAAGAAATAAATTTCCTTTTTTATCCAGAGCCATTCCGTCTGGAGTTTGGCAAGTTTCGCCCAGATCTGCAAACAAAGTAGGTTTAATTACTTTAGAAGTTTCGCTATATTTAATTTCTTGTTTGTTTTCTTGCGAAAATAAATTTGAAGTACTCATTAAAATCAGAATACCAATTGCGTTTTTAATTATTCTTTTCATTTCGTTTTAAGTTAGTTTATTATTTTAAAGAGGTTTTACTTCAGCATTTCACTTAGAAATACAATCAATACAAGAATAAATTTGATCATAATTATTTTTTAAGCGAATATAAATGCATGAAGTTTTGAGAATTAGAGCCGCAATCGAAAAGACCGTTTTAGCAACCAAATAACAAATAATTCGATTCTATTGTGTTCGTATGCTGAAACGCTGTTTTCGAAAGCAAAAACCCATTATTTATAGCAATAAACAAAGCTTAGTTTTATATTTTGCTATCTTGCTCCCAATTAAATATTCTATGAATTTCATCCAAAAAATTGATATAAAAAGAGTCGCACTTCATTGTTTCTACTGGATTTTCTTTTTATTCTTTTATTATTCGAATAAATCTGACAACGAAAACTCTTATGCTTTTCTATTTATTTATTCCTGGAAAATTGTAGCACAAGCATCCGTTGGGTATGGTTTGATTTATTGGATTATTCCTCAGACACTAAACAAAAAGAAATATTTACTTTTTATAGTTTCCTCTTTGGGTTGGCTCTATTTCGTTTATGCTCTTTTAATGATTTTAAAATTTTATTATCTCGAAC is a window encoding:
- the apaG gene encoding Co2+/Mg2+ efflux protein ApaG is translated as MVSQITRGIKISVLTSFEGTYFKNYKIHFAFSYVVTIENHSKDSVQLTSRHWEIFDSLNDLEVVDGEGVIGKKPVLKPGENHTYSSGCLLSSPYGAMKGHFNMINFTTTKTFKVIVPTFRMCAPFALN
- a CDS encoding DEAD/DEAH box helicase, translating into MEPTKPYQFCFDISFEKNLNVYIPTAYIIENTDDIKYLEKKASADVLESFGVLFENLDSNTKKILTACDSLKSEFIFKKFSAKIKSAKTISDLQKDSKIEFAIRQHLKFNLESFYNLIVKEQFPLSANMSAEKDFYRWRVDTNPLEFEPQIQFDKHTEGITYTLALKENETSFLPMNKSIDILLDEPGWLIIDKKLGRLKELNAKKLSPFLKKKSIEIPSKLVDNYFKNFIPEIAKKIDIEATGFEIELRDKIISCTIQPVYDFFKNCYYLNLYFEYNGYLFDASKTKKTHTFVDFSVANEPKIIQFKRNSDETLYTDKLKEIGLIKIKNELFGLNSDSEIQDPYSNVQFVINRKEDLESLGFTIHNLKLESREIISENHTVTTSKGETKEDWFDIKIIISIGSYTINFSEIILNIKSKERLFLLPDGNYFLIPLEWLSKYSSLAKLAKTENGNLLLRKTNFAALDAIPEIKNDLNPIQKAEYVASDLLKATLRPYQIDGVKWLLGHFNSNLGACLSDDMGLGKTLQTLAVLVAVQEQLGFTTKTTNFDLFANETTIEREPLKTLIVLPSSLVFNWYNEAAKFTPHFSKMQYVGNDRKLLASRLETSDLIFTSYSIVHRDISILEKYNFRYLILDESQYIKNKDSKIFKAINKINTNHKIALSGTPIENSLDDLWSQMQFINPDILGSYNFFAENFKIPIEKKQDENSLSELKNLIQPYILRRTKEQVLKDLPELTEQIYYCDMDPEQEKLYEKEKSKARNFLLKTDGSGPDKINIINTLMKLRQLSNHPKMVDQESEIDSGKYIAVTNYLETLVKEKQKTIIFSSFVTNLNFYTDWCKENKIGFCQITGETPAKKREQQVNLFQEKEEPLLFFISLKAGGVGLNITKASYVLFLDPWWNPFAEKQGVGRAHRIGQLNKVNVVRFISKNTVEEKIIKLQENKKLLSDSLLEESYINDEIEVNLEYILGS
- a CDS encoding DUF5103 domain-containing protein, with product MPKFLFRNLLLLFIFTSATAQEVQTEVVPPYNIKTVSFVQNGNNVVPIFQLGDTFQFQFDDLFGNEANYYFEVVHCDYNWIPTDIPKTDYISGFDNQRITDYVNSFNTLQVYSHYRLPFPNQFTSQLRISGNYILKILNEDREVVFSRKFILYEEHSTVTAQVKRSRDVTNIDYKQNLDFAVLSNDIVFQTPLQNIKILLLQNGNFNTAIKNIPPQYTIGNQLVYKYNKETQFWGGNEFLYFENKDIRAGSNNVAKVGANNDIYNSYLYTNLARANQIYTLNQDVNGNFVVKNINASNNEIEADYAWVYFSLSAPTFRSSSKDIYITGMFNNYSLSPEYKMDYNAEKGLFEKAVMIKQGFTNFQYTIADKKGVIDNENAIDGNFYQTENEYTILVYYKETSDRYQRVIGKGNANSINIIN
- the pruA gene encoding L-glutamate gamma-semialdehyde dehydrogenase, with the protein product MLKGFFHVPKAVNEPVKGYAPNSPEKAAVQAAYTTMWNSKIDVPLYIGSEEIRTGNTRTMSAPHDHKHIVGTYHLAEKQHIEKAIANALESRKAWANMAWEQRAAIFLKAAELIAGPYRARINAATMIGQSKNIHQAEIDASCELIDFLRYNVEFMTQIYNDQPKSDSSVWNRLEYRPLEGFVYAITPFNFTAIAANLPASAAMMGNVVIWKPSDSQVFSTQIIIEVFKEAGVPDGVINVVFGDALMITDTVLASRDFAGVHFTGSTHVFKDIWAKIGANIHNYKTYPRIVGETGGKDFIIAHPSANVKQVTTGITRGAFEFQGQKCSAASRAYIPQSLWPAVKEQLIADVKSMKMGSPEDFGNFITAVIHEGSFDKLASYIDQAKKDADAEIIVGGNYDKSVGYFIEPTVIVTTNPKYTTMETELFGPVITIYVYEDAKWEETLELVDTTSEYALTGAVFSQDRYAIEVATTKLQNAAGNFYINDKPTGAVVGMQPFGGARASGTNDKAGSALNLLRWASPRTIKETFVTPEDYRYPFLG